Proteins encoded within one genomic window of Acidovorax sp. 107:
- a CDS encoding SOS response-associated peptidase translates to MSTHYETLQHADTYREAFAVEPPAALGERHLWPRKPGFFIVHTATAAALAQGPASTAGAVEEAALTAASDTPSDAAPTRVLVPAQWGLVPHWVKSASDAKLRAPKLVNAKSDLASTGTAFRDAWLNGQRCIVPMAAFYEDDLRSGKAVPTRVARVDGKPMGVAGLWARWQGAGGEVIISYCLLTVNANNHALLHRYGQPGSEKSMPAILNEGAYDAWLTARPDKAKEFMRQYAAQSLLANPVEKKADKVPPKGWLD, encoded by the coding sequence ATGAGCACCCATTACGAAACCCTGCAGCACGCCGACACCTACCGCGAGGCGTTTGCGGTGGAGCCCCCTGCGGCGCTGGGTGAACGCCACCTGTGGCCCCGCAAGCCGGGCTTTTTCATCGTGCATACAGCAACGGCGGCCGCCCTGGCCCAAGGGCCGGCCAGCACGGCCGGTGCGGTTGAAGAAGCCGCGCTGACAGCGGCTTCAGACACCCCGAGCGACGCCGCCCCCACCCGCGTGCTGGTGCCCGCGCAATGGGGCCTGGTGCCGCATTGGGTGAAATCCGCGTCGGACGCCAAGCTGCGCGCGCCCAAGCTGGTGAACGCCAAGTCCGACCTGGCCTCCACCGGCACCGCGTTTCGCGACGCGTGGCTGAACGGCCAGCGCTGCATCGTGCCGATGGCAGCGTTCTATGAAGACGACCTGCGCAGCGGCAAGGCCGTGCCCACCCGCGTGGCACGGGTGGACGGTAAACCCATGGGCGTGGCGGGCCTGTGGGCGCGCTGGCAGGGCGCCGGGGGCGAGGTGATCATCAGCTACTGCCTGCTCACAGTGAACGCCAACAACCACGCCTTGCTGCACCGCTACGGCCAACCGGGCAGCGAAAAGAGCATGCCCGCCATCCTGAACGAAGGCGCCTACGACGCCTGGCTCACGGCCCGGCCCGACAAGGCCAAGGAGTTCATGCGCCAGTACGCTGCGCAGTCGCTGCTGGCCAACCCGGTGGAGAAGAAGGCGGACAAGGTGCCGCCCAAGGGGTGGCTGGACTGA
- a CDS encoding diguanylate cyclase: MRPPARWQRLKDVILSTDPRRRTLVGMALLALTLMVGSAGVMLLVAHAGTAVDKTAVQWWAALSVGGLVVMTAFIRSGETARLRDPSLTIPQMVWTITSGAVAYVLAGDARGLVPSVLAMILFFGTFGLTVAEVIGIGIYALLAFACAIGASSRFNANANASGYLDTAYALMVLIVLSGCIALNLRIQRIRAKLQQQREALAQALEVNRELATRDELTGLINRRAMLDLMALEHRRGLRSGRPMLLAQLDIDHFKPINDQHGHATGDRALQAFAGTVRASVRDTDVLARWGGEEFVLMLTDTSADHARELLERIRQAVQALEIAHSTGTLHLTVSIGLAQHLPGDTVEHTLERADQALYRAKALGRNRVVVAPAAHRAAPAGVNVRT; encoded by the coding sequence TTGCGCCCACCCGCCCGCTGGCAGCGCCTCAAGGATGTGATCCTCTCCACCGACCCCCGGCGGCGCACGCTGGTGGGCATGGCCTTGCTGGCGCTCACGCTGATGGTCGGCAGCGCCGGTGTGATGCTGCTGGTGGCACACGCCGGCACCGCCGTGGACAAGACCGCCGTGCAATGGTGGGCCGCCCTGTCGGTGGGCGGCCTGGTGGTGATGACGGCCTTCATCCGCTCGGGCGAAACCGCCCGCCTGCGCGACCCCTCGCTCACCATCCCGCAGATGGTCTGGACCATCACCAGCGGCGCCGTGGCCTATGTGCTGGCGGGCGATGCGCGCGGGCTGGTGCCCAGCGTGCTGGCCATGATCCTGTTCTTTGGCACCTTCGGCCTCACGGTGGCCGAGGTGATTGGCATCGGCATCTACGCACTGCTGGCGTTTGCCTGCGCCATCGGCGCCAGTTCGCGCTTCAACGCCAACGCCAACGCCTCGGGCTACCTCGATACCGCCTACGCACTGATGGTGCTCATCGTGCTCAGTGGCTGCATTGCACTGAACCTGCGCATCCAGCGCATCCGCGCCAAGCTGCAGCAGCAGCGCGAGGCGCTGGCCCAGGCGCTCGAAGTCAACCGCGAGCTGGCCACCCGCGACGAGCTCACCGGCCTCATCAACCGCCGCGCCATGCTGGACCTGATGGCCCTGGAGCACCGCCGTGGCCTGCGCAGCGGCCGCCCGATGCTGCTGGCTCAGCTGGATATCGACCACTTCAAGCCCATCAACGACCAGCACGGCCACGCCACCGGCGACCGAGCGCTGCAGGCCTTTGCGGGCACGGTGCGTGCCAGCGTGCGCGACACCGATGTGCTGGCCCGCTGGGGCGGCGAGGAGTTTGTGCTGATGCTCACCGACACCTCGGCAGACCACGCGCGCGAGTTGCTCGAACGCATCCGCCAGGCCGTGCAGGCGCTGGAGATTGCCCACAGCACCGGCACGCTGCATCTGACGGTGTCCATTGGCCTCGCACAGCACCTGCCGGGCGACACGGTGGAGCACACGCTGGAACGCGCCGACCAGGCGCTGTACCGCGCCAAGGCCCTGGGCCGCAACCGCGTGGTGGTGGCGCCCGCCGCCCACCGCGCAGCGCCGGCAGGGGTCAACGTGCGGACTTGA
- a CDS encoding 16S rRNA (uracil(1498)-N(3))-methyltransferase: MPRFHCPALLATGAELDLPPGAARHVQVLRLQPGDGITLFHGGQGAGDPGGEFDATVLKMGRSDVRVLVGAHHAIEREAPRAVHLLAGITANERMDWLVEKATELGVASITPLVAERSVLKLKGERADKKIAHWQAVAVAACEQCGRNRVPVVHPAIDLAGWLRTPGQGMTSTDGHAAQGTPQRLLLSLRPGTVPLREATGGEGAQRPVLFLSGPEGGLSPAEEDLALQHGFAPVTLGPRVLRAETAPLAALAALTL; this comes from the coding sequence ATGCCCCGTTTCCATTGCCCGGCCCTCCTGGCCACCGGCGCCGAGCTGGACCTGCCCCCGGGCGCCGCACGCCATGTGCAGGTGCTGCGCCTGCAGCCCGGCGACGGCATCACCCTGTTCCACGGCGGTCAGGGCGCGGGCGACCCGGGCGGCGAGTTCGATGCCACCGTGCTCAAGATGGGCCGCAGCGATGTGCGCGTGCTGGTGGGTGCGCACCATGCCATCGAACGCGAGGCGCCCCGCGCCGTGCACCTGCTGGCGGGCATCACCGCCAACGAGCGCATGGACTGGCTGGTCGAAAAGGCCACCGAACTGGGCGTGGCCAGCATCACCCCGCTGGTGGCCGAGCGCAGCGTGCTCAAGCTCAAGGGCGAGCGCGCCGACAAGAAGATCGCCCACTGGCAGGCCGTGGCCGTGGCCGCTTGCGAGCAATGCGGCCGCAACCGTGTGCCCGTGGTGCACCCGGCCATCGACCTGGCCGGCTGGCTGCGCACACCCGGACAGGGGATGACCTCCACCGATGGGCACGCTGCGCAAGGCACACCGCAGCGCCTGCTGCTGTCGCTGCGGCCCGGTACGGTGCCACTGCGCGAAGCCACGGGTGGCGAAGGTGCCCAGCGCCCGGTGCTGTTCCTCTCCGGTCCCGAGGGCGGTCTGAGCCCTGCGGAAGAAGACCTGGCGCTGCAACACGGCTTCGCACCGGTCACGCTGGGTCCGCGCGTGCTGCGCGCCGAGACCGCGCCGCTGGCCGCCCTGGCTGCGCTCACCCTGTAG
- a CDS encoding peptidylprolyl isomerase, which yields MNHRVLALALTAALASLVAQGAAAQGLRPSGASSSSGKTGLSSSPSSLTARPAAVPSVTLAAPSDSTVPRSADFIVAVVNSEPVTNYEVRSRLARAEAQIAKQGGAMPPRDALAREVLERIILEKVQLQQARESGIKVDDYAVSQAEQGVARQNDMTVDELYVRLAREGVGKDRFREELRNQLLQQRLREREVEARVKVSDLDVDQFLREEQKGTDVAAMEINLGHVLVLVPESATPAQVAERQARAQRAADKVRAGEDFAAVAREFSDAPEGQRAGGLLGLRPADRYPELFVNSTLGLPVGSIVGPVRSPAGFHVLKVVERVTAGLPSTVVQNHARHILLRTGPQLSESAAAARLADYRRRVLAGQADFATLAREQSQDGSAKEGGDLGWANPGRYVPEFEQALDALKPGDISQPLVSRFGVHLIQLLERREAKLTQREQRDMARSTVREKKLDEAYATWAQELRGRAYVEYRDPPQ from the coding sequence ATGAATCACCGTGTACTCGCACTGGCCTTGACGGCCGCGTTGGCATCCCTCGTGGCGCAAGGCGCTGCGGCGCAGGGCCTGCGCCCCTCAGGGGCTTCCTCGTCCTCTGGCAAGACGGGGTTGTCTTCTTCTCCGTCGTCGCTGACGGCGCGGCCTGCCGCCGTGCCTTCCGTCACACTGGCCGCCCCTTCTGACAGCACGGTCCCGCGCTCGGCCGATTTCATCGTGGCGGTGGTCAACTCCGAGCCCGTGACCAACTACGAGGTGCGCTCACGCCTGGCACGGGCCGAGGCGCAGATCGCCAAGCAGGGCGGCGCCATGCCCCCGCGTGATGCACTCGCGCGTGAAGTGCTCGAACGCATCATCCTGGAGAAGGTGCAGCTGCAGCAGGCCCGTGAATCGGGCATCAAGGTCGATGACTACGCCGTGTCGCAGGCCGAGCAGGGCGTGGCCCGCCAGAACGACATGACGGTGGACGAACTGTATGTGCGCCTGGCCCGTGAAGGCGTGGGCAAGGACCGGTTTCGCGAAGAGCTGCGCAACCAGCTGCTGCAGCAGCGCCTGCGCGAGCGCGAAGTCGAAGCGCGGGTGAAGGTGAGCGATCTGGACGTGGACCAGTTCCTGCGCGAAGAGCAAAAGGGTACGGATGTCGCAGCCATGGAGATCAATCTCGGCCATGTGCTGGTGCTGGTGCCTGAAAGCGCCACCCCTGCGCAGGTCGCCGAGCGCCAGGCGCGTGCGCAGCGCGCCGCAGACAAGGTGCGTGCGGGCGAAGACTTTGCGGCGGTGGCCCGCGAGTTCTCGGATGCGCCCGAAGGCCAGCGTGCTGGCGGGTTGCTGGGCCTGCGGCCTGCGGATCGTTATCCTGAACTGTTTGTGAACTCCACCCTGGGCCTGCCCGTGGGCTCCATCGTGGGTCCGGTGCGCTCGCCCGCCGGTTTTCACGTGCTCAAGGTGGTGGAACGTGTGACGGCGGGTCTGCCCAGCACGGTGGTGCAAAACCATGCGCGCCATATCCTGCTGCGCACGGGCCCCCAGTTGTCCGAATCCGCTGCAGCAGCACGGCTGGCTGACTACCGCCGCCGCGTGCTGGCGGGGCAGGCCGACTTTGCGACCCTGGCGCGCGAGCAGTCGCAGGACGGTAGCGCCAAGGAAGGTGGCGACCTGGGCTGGGCCAACCCCGGGCGCTACGTGCCCGAGTTCGAGCAGGCCCTGGATGCCCTCAAGCCCGGCGACATCAGCCAACCCCTGGTTTCGCGCTTTGGCGTGCACCTGATCCAGCTGCTGGAGCGCCGCGAAGCCAAGCTCACCCAGCGCGAGCAGCGTGACATGGCCCGCAGCACGGTGCGCGAGAAGAAGCTCGACGAAGCCTACGCCACCTGGGCGCAGGAACTGCGCGGGCGGGCGTACGTCGAGTACCGTGACCCTCCCCAGTGA
- a CDS encoding aminoglycoside phosphotransferase family protein has protein sequence MSHPIPPSPAGQPPGATVATPAAPAASTPVSWPDAARRAAFDAWLAPLVGPHQLLPDTLRPASADASFRRYLRIDTATGASRIVMDAPPDKENCKPFVQVQGLMAAAGLNVPQILAFDEPTGFMLLSDLGHQTVIERLNPEKPQDAYACYQQATDVLLQWQKASTPGVLPAYDEPLLRRELALFPDWYLAKHRSIALDDKQQATLGSAFDAIVAHNLAAPSVYVHRDFMTRNLMAPVEAGAPLGVLDFQDAVYGPITYDIASLLRDAFISWEEEFVIDITVRYWEKARKAGLLGATSASGWGDDFGEFYRAVDWMGLQRHLKVAGIFARLTLRDGKPKYLADAPRFMAYIRATANRYRQLGPLLKMLDQIEGTEPAVGFAYGRM, from the coding sequence ATGAGCCACCCCATCCCCCCATCGCCCGCTGGCCAGCCCCCCGGCGCCACCGTGGCCACACCTGCTGCGCCCGCCGCCTCCACCCCCGTCAGCTGGCCTGATGCCGCCCGCCGTGCGGCCTTTGACGCCTGGCTCGCACCCCTGGTGGGACCGCACCAGTTGCTGCCTGACACCCTGCGCCCCGCGTCGGCCGATGCCAGCTTCCGCCGCTATCTGCGCATTGACACGGCCACAGGCGCCAGCCGCATCGTGATGGACGCGCCGCCCGACAAGGAAAACTGCAAGCCCTTTGTGCAGGTGCAAGGCCTGATGGCCGCCGCCGGGCTGAACGTGCCGCAGATCCTGGCGTTTGATGAGCCCACCGGCTTCATGCTGCTGTCCGACCTGGGCCACCAGACGGTGATCGAGCGGCTGAACCCCGAAAAACCCCAGGACGCTTACGCCTGCTACCAACAGGCCACCGATGTGCTGCTGCAGTGGCAAAAGGCCTCCACCCCCGGCGTTCTGCCCGCCTACGACGAGCCTCTGCTGCGCCGCGAGCTGGCACTGTTCCCAGACTGGTACCTGGCCAAGCACCGCTCCATCGCCCTGGACGACAAGCAGCAGGCGACCTTGGGCAGCGCCTTTGACGCCATCGTGGCGCACAACCTGGCAGCCCCCAGCGTGTATGTGCACCGCGACTTCATGACCCGCAACCTGATGGCGCCGGTGGAAGCAGGTGCACCCCTGGGCGTGCTGGACTTCCAGGACGCGGTGTACGGCCCCATCACCTACGACATCGCCAGCCTGCTTCGCGACGCTTTCATCAGCTGGGAAGAAGAATTCGTCATCGACATTACCGTGCGTTACTGGGAAAAGGCGCGCAAAGCCGGACTGCTGGGCGCCACCAGCGCCAGTGGCTGGGGCGATGACTTTGGCGAGTTCTACCGTGCGGTGGACTGGATGGGCCTGCAGCGGCACCTCAAGGTCGCGGGCATTTTTGCGCGGCTGACGTTGCGCGACGGCAAGCCCAAATACCTGGCCGATGCGCCCCGGTTCATGGCCTACATCCGCGCCACCGCCAACCGTTACCGCCAACTGGGGCCGCTGCTCAAGATGCTGGACCAGATCGAAGGCACCGAACCCGCGGTGGGCTTTGCCTACGGCCGCATGTAG
- a CDS encoding branched-chain amino acid ABC transporter substrate-binding protein yields the protein MNMVPRKWPRHWLKVGTCAAALVMATHIGAAETVKIGFIDLLSGPFALTGQSSLNQLREVVAQVNAKAGPNEPKFEVMDFDNKGTPQESLNALKAATDRGVRYITQGGGSGVALALVDALNKLAERDPERATVYLNYAAMDPQLTNDRCSFWHFRFYPSSEMKMEALTTYLQGRKDVKRVYLLNQDYTHGRQVSKAAKEYLARKRPDIEIVGDDFIPIAQTRDFASYVAKIAATKADTVITSNWGSDLTLLFKSSRDYGLNINYFTLNANNPGTPAQIGPWGEGKVGVIWNWVHNAPTPELEKIYVDYKKKTGEDFVFAAHWNSMHMLREAMRKAQSTDAKKVAFALESMTYKSPMGEVRMRKTDHQLEAPLYLGIWAKQGSKGVKYDAEKTGYGFRSEVAWDNYISAQPTSCQMKRPS from the coding sequence ATGAACATGGTTCCCAGGAAATGGCCACGCCATTGGTTGAAGGTCGGCACATGCGCCGCAGCGCTGGTGATGGCGACGCACATCGGGGCGGCCGAGACGGTGAAGATCGGCTTCATCGACCTGCTGTCCGGCCCGTTTGCGCTCACCGGCCAAAGCTCGCTCAACCAGCTGCGTGAGGTGGTGGCGCAGGTCAACGCCAAGGCCGGGCCCAACGAGCCCAAGTTCGAGGTGATGGACTTCGACAACAAGGGCACGCCGCAGGAGAGCCTGAACGCGCTCAAGGCCGCCACCGACCGGGGCGTGCGCTACATCACCCAGGGCGGCGGCTCGGGCGTGGCGCTGGCGCTGGTGGATGCGCTCAACAAGCTCGCCGAGCGCGACCCCGAGCGCGCGACGGTGTACCTGAACTACGCCGCCATGGACCCGCAGCTCACCAACGACCGCTGCAGCTTCTGGCACTTCCGCTTCTATCCATCGAGCGAGATGAAGATGGAGGCGCTGACCACCTACCTGCAGGGCCGCAAGGATGTGAAGCGCGTGTACCTGCTCAACCAGGACTACACCCACGGCCGCCAGGTCTCCAAGGCCGCCAAGGAATACCTGGCCCGCAAGCGGCCCGACATCGAGATCGTGGGCGATGACTTCATCCCCATCGCGCAGACGCGCGACTTCGCCTCGTATGTGGCCAAGATCGCCGCGACCAAGGCCGACACCGTCATCACCTCCAACTGGGGCAGCGACCTCACGCTGCTGTTCAAGTCCTCGCGCGACTACGGCCTGAACATCAACTACTTCACGCTCAACGCCAACAACCCCGGCACACCCGCGCAGATCGGGCCCTGGGGTGAAGGCAAGGTCGGGGTGATCTGGAACTGGGTGCACAACGCGCCCACCCCCGAGCTGGAAAAGATCTACGTGGACTACAAGAAGAAGACGGGCGAGGACTTTGTGTTTGCCGCGCACTGGAACAGCATGCACATGCTGCGCGAGGCCATGCGCAAGGCCCAGTCCACCGATGCCAAGAAGGTTGCATTCGCGCTGGAAAGCATGACCTACAAGAGCCCCATGGGCGAGGTGCGCATGCGCAAGACCGACCACCAGCTTGAAGCGCCGCTGTACCTGGGCATCTGGGCCAAGCAGGGCAGCAAGGGTGTGAAGTACGACGCCGAAAAGACCGGCTACGGCTTCCGCTCCGAAGTGGCCTGGGACAACTACATCAGCGCCCAGCCCACGTCCTGCCAGATGAAGCGGCCGTCCTGA
- a CDS encoding DUF3617 domain-containing protein: MHTPIPRALAVVLSATVLGPGLWTTAHAQAQKLRPGLWENSVTMKSQSGQLEAAMAQMQKSMASLTPAQRKQMEQAMAQQGVSMGPSGNTVKVCISPEQADLDRIPAQEGCTQNVQRTGPNAVAMTFSCKGAQGQPPTTGEGTMTFQGPTAYTGNFKVKTTSNGKPEQIDMVQNGKWLAADCGTLKSAR, encoded by the coding sequence ATGCACACCCCCATCCCCCGCGCTCTCGCCGTTGTCCTCTCCGCCACCGTGCTTGGGCCCGGGCTCTGGACCACAGCCCACGCCCAGGCGCAGAAGCTGCGGCCCGGCCTGTGGGAGAACAGCGTGACCATGAAAAGCCAGAGCGGCCAGCTGGAGGCCGCGATGGCGCAGATGCAGAAGTCCATGGCCAGCCTGACGCCCGCGCAGCGCAAGCAGATGGAACAGGCCATGGCACAGCAGGGTGTGAGCATGGGCCCCAGCGGCAATACTGTGAAGGTCTGCATCAGCCCCGAGCAGGCCGACCTGGACCGCATTCCTGCCCAGGAAGGCTGCACGCAGAACGTGCAACGCACGGGCCCCAACGCGGTGGCCATGACGTTCAGCTGCAAGGGCGCCCAGGGCCAGCCGCCCACCACGGGCGAGGGCACGATGACCTTCCAGGGCCCCACGGCCTACACGGGCAATTTCAAGGTCAAGACCACGTCCAACGGCAAGCCCGAGCAGATCGACATGGTGCAGAACGGCAAGTGGCTCGCGGCCGACTGCGGCACGCTCAAGTCCGCACGTTGA
- a CDS encoding acyl-CoA dehydrogenase family protein, with protein sequence MDFALSPLALELRDRLLAFMDRYLLPYNAAWHAAVAAGDYPPPFVEDLKALAREEGLWNLFLPTLREDEPGTRLSNLDYAPLAEAMGRLPWAAEVFNCHAPDTGNIELLHRFATPAQRTRWLVPLLNGQIRSAFAMSEPDVASSDPTNLQTTVRREGDDLVLSGRKWFITGAAHPHCQLLIVLCRNADADSEDSHHRHSMVLVPVGAPGVQIVRNISVLHHHAPEGHCEILLQGVRVPADHLLGDWGAGFAMAQARLGPGRVHHCMRTIGQCELALSLATERALERTAFGKPLAEQANVQEWLAESRIEIDQARLLVLHAAWLLDQIDTADVRAVRAQVAAIKVVAARLQQRVVDRAMQIFGAMGLSPDTPLAAFWTWGRALRLMDGPDEVHLRTVARHELAQARAGLGASAAYFTTPEQLRAPPHLSA encoded by the coding sequence ATGGACTTCGCACTCTCCCCCCTGGCCCTTGAACTGCGTGATCGCCTGCTGGCTTTCATGGACCGCTATCTGCTGCCCTACAACGCCGCCTGGCACGCGGCCGTGGCGGCGGGCGACTACCCGCCGCCGTTTGTCGAAGACCTCAAGGCACTGGCGCGCGAAGAGGGCCTGTGGAACCTGTTCCTGCCCACGCTGCGCGAGGATGAGCCCGGCACGCGCCTGTCCAACCTTGACTATGCGCCGCTGGCCGAGGCCATGGGCCGCCTGCCCTGGGCGGCTGAAGTATTCAACTGCCATGCGCCGGACACCGGCAACATCGAGCTGCTGCACCGCTTTGCCACGCCCGCCCAGCGCACCCGCTGGCTGGTGCCGCTGCTGAACGGCCAGATACGCTCGGCCTTTGCGATGAGCGAGCCCGACGTGGCCTCGTCCGACCCCACCAACCTGCAGACCACGGTGCGGCGCGAGGGCGATGACCTGGTGCTCAGCGGTCGCAAGTGGTTCATCACCGGCGCGGCGCACCCGCACTGCCAGCTGCTCATCGTGCTGTGCCGCAACGCGGATGCCGATAGTGAAGACAGCCACCACCGCCACAGCATGGTGCTGGTGCCCGTGGGCGCGCCGGGCGTGCAGATCGTGCGCAACATCTCCGTGCTGCACCACCACGCGCCGGAGGGGCATTGCGAGATCCTGCTGCAGGGCGTGCGCGTGCCTGCCGACCACCTGCTGGGCGACTGGGGCGCGGGTTTTGCGATGGCGCAGGCGCGCCTGGGGCCAGGCCGTGTGCACCACTGCATGCGCACCATCGGCCAGTGCGAGCTGGCGCTGAGCCTGGCCACTGAGCGCGCGCTGGAGCGCACCGCGTTCGGCAAGCCGCTGGCCGAGCAGGCCAATGTGCAGGAATGGCTGGCCGAGTCGCGCATCGAGATTGACCAGGCGCGCCTGCTGGTGCTGCATGCGGCCTGGCTGCTGGACCAGATCGATACGGCAGACGTGCGCGCGGTACGCGCCCAGGTCGCCGCCATCAAGGTGGTGGCCGCGCGCCTGCAGCAGCGCGTGGTGGACCGCGCCATGCAGATCTTTGGCGCGATGGGCCTGTCGCCCGACACGCCGCTGGCCGCTTTCTGGACCTGGGGCCGCGCGCTGCGGCTGATGGATGGGCCCGACGAGGTGCACCTGCGCACCGTGGCGCGGCACGAGCTGGCGCAGGCGCGCGCGGGCCTGGGGGCATCGGCAGCCTACTTCACCACCCCCGAGCAGCTGCGTGCACCGCCGCACCTGAGCGCCTGA
- a CDS encoding LPS-assembly protein LptD: MAKSARLRPPVPRVLAVGVALAWCGLPLAALAQATAPSAWDAPPVLRTSPLLQEKIPDAVRSQLPVFVKGDHISGQTDLNALIEGNAELRRGDTVIRADQLDYNVPEDLAKANGKVRINRAGNVYEGTALELRVEAFEGFFSDARYRFLATQAHGDATRVDFVDRYRAVVHNGTYTTCERGNEESWQPDWVLRAATIRIDNEEEVGTAEDAVLEFKGISVLPIPYITFPLSEKRKSGLLPPTIGLDSRDGVTYMQPYYWNIAPNRDATLRAALMTKRGANVGGEFRYLEPTYKGQISADVMPTDRLRDRVRWSFSGKHEGAFDTAIGGLGLNLNLNRVSDDNYWRDFSRATEQLRQRLLPNDAILSWGRNDMSATVRTLKWQTLQDVTSPIVPPYDRMPQVQWRYNPSQLGGGFDASVELDTTRFEAARALTGQPNADRSYAMAQISRPFLSPGGFITPRLQLHATQYQFDSAISNGQRSASRTLPTFSLDSGLVFERDTAYFGRAFLQTLEPRAFYTYTPYRDQSMLPVYDTAANDFNFATIYTENAFGGNDRLADNNLLTLGVTTRLLDPDTGAQAARFGIAQRVRFSDQKVTLPGGTPVSERLSDLLLGAGINWTPQWGFDSTVQYNPKTGQSIRSTIGARYSPSNYRTVSAAYRLQRGTSEQIDIGWQWPLNDLWGDKGKDLGPGRGQGGGRWYSVGRLNYSMKDRKLVDTVVGFEYDSCCWIGRVVLERLQSSVTSSNTRLLFQIEFVGFSRLSLGSSPLDSFKQNVPRYQNLREQVSTPSRFSNYD; encoded by the coding sequence ATGGCGAAGTCTGCACGGCTGCGGCCCCCCGTGCCCCGTGTACTGGCTGTGGGCGTTGCGCTGGCCTGGTGCGGCCTGCCGCTGGCCGCGCTGGCGCAGGCCACCGCGCCCAGCGCCTGGGACGCACCCCCGGTGCTGCGCACCTCGCCCCTGCTGCAGGAAAAGATTCCAGACGCCGTGCGTTCGCAATTGCCCGTGTTTGTGAAGGGCGATCACATCAGCGGCCAGACCGACCTCAACGCACTGATTGAAGGCAACGCCGAGCTGCGCCGGGGCGACACGGTCATCCGCGCCGACCAGCTCGACTACAACGTGCCCGAGGATCTGGCCAAGGCCAACGGCAAGGTGCGCATCAACCGCGCCGGCAACGTGTACGAAGGCACGGCGCTGGAGCTGCGGGTGGAGGCCTTCGAGGGCTTCTTCAGCGACGCGCGCTACCGCTTCCTGGCCACGCAGGCCCATGGAGATGCGACGCGGGTGGACTTTGTGGACCGCTACCGTGCCGTGGTGCACAACGGCACCTACACCACCTGCGAGCGTGGCAACGAAGAAAGCTGGCAACCCGACTGGGTGCTGCGCGCCGCCACCATCCGCATTGACAACGAGGAAGAGGTCGGCACGGCCGAAGATGCGGTACTGGAGTTCAAGGGCATCTCGGTGCTGCCCATTCCGTACATCACCTTCCCGCTGTCGGAGAAGCGCAAGTCCGGCCTGCTGCCGCCCACCATCGGGCTCGACAGCCGCGACGGCGTGACTTACATGCAGCCGTACTACTGGAACATCGCCCCCAACCGCGATGCCACTTTGCGCGCTGCGCTCATGACCAAGCGGGGTGCCAATGTGGGCGGCGAGTTCCGGTATCTGGAGCCAACCTACAAGGGCCAGATCAGCGCCGATGTGATGCCCACCGACCGCCTGCGCGACCGGGTGCGCTGGAGCTTCAGCGGCAAGCATGAAGGCGCGTTCGACACGGCCATTGGCGGGCTGGGGCTCAACCTCAACCTCAACCGCGTGAGCGACGACAACTACTGGCGCGACTTCAGCCGCGCCACCGAACAGCTGCGCCAGCGCCTGTTGCCCAACGATGCCATCCTGTCCTGGGGCCGCAACGACATGTCGGCCACGGTGCGCACCCTCAAATGGCAAACGCTGCAGGATGTCACCTCGCCCATCGTGCCGCCGTATGACCGCATGCCGCAGGTGCAATGGCGCTACAACCCCTCGCAGCTGGGTGGCGGATTCGATGCCAGCGTCGAGCTGGACACCACGCGCTTTGAAGCGGCCCGCGCGCTCACCGGCCAGCCCAACGCCGACCGCAGCTACGCCATGGCGCAGATCAGCCGTCCGTTCCTGTCGCCGGGTGGCTTCATCACCCCGCGCCTGCAGCTGCATGCCACGCAGTACCAGTTTGATTCCGCCATCTCCAACGGCCAGCGCTCGGCCAGTCGCACACTGCCCACCTTCAGCCTGGACAGCGGCCTGGTGTTCGAGCGCGACACCGCCTACTTCGGCCGGGCCTTCCTGCAGACGCTGGAGCCCCGGGCGTTCTACACCTACACGCCCTACCGCGACCAGAGCATGCTGCCGGTGTACGACACGGCGGCCAATGACTTCAACTTTGCAACCATCTACACCGAGAACGCGTTTGGCGGCAACGACCGGCTGGCCGACAACAACCTGCTGACCCTGGGCGTGACCACGCGCCTGCTGGACCCCGACACCGGTGCCCAGGCCGCGCGCTTCGGCATTGCGCAGCGGGTGCGGTTCTCGGACCAGAAGGTGACCCTGCCAGGGGGTACGCCGGTCAGTGAGCGCCTGTCGGACCTGCTGCTGGGTGCGGGCATCAACTGGACACCGCAGTGGGGCTTTGACTCCACCGTGCAATACAACCCCAAGACCGGCCAGTCCATCCGCTCCACCATTGGCGCGCGCTACAGCCCCAGCAACTACCGCACTGTGAGCGCGGCCTACCGCCTGCAGCGTGGCACCAGCGAGCAGATCGACATCGGGTGGCAGTGGCCGCTGAACGACCTGTGGGGCGACAAGGGCAAGGACCTGGGCCCCGGCCGTGGCCAGGGCGGCGGGCGCTGGTACAGCGTGGGCCGCCTGAACTACAGCATGAAGGATCGCAAGCTGGTGGACACCGTGGTGGGCTTTGAGTACGACAGCTGCTGCTGGATCGGCCGCGTGGTGCTGGAGCGCCTGCAAAGCAGCGTGACCAGCTCCAACACGCGCCTGCTGTTCCAGATCGAATTCGTGGGCTTCTCCCGCCTGAGCCTGGGCTCGAGCCCGCTCGACTCCTTCAAGCAAAATGTGCCGCGTTACCAGAACCTGCGCGAGCAGGTCTCCACGCCCAGCCGCTTCAGCAACTACGACTAG